In the genome of Pusillimonas sp. T7-7, the window CGCCGATGGCGCACAGCATGGCTACCAGATAGGGCAGCAGGTTTTTTGCAACGTCGAAGCCGTCTTTGGCGCCTTCCACAAAACATTCGTAGACGGCTACTTTCTTGCGGGCGCCGGCCAGCAGAAAAATCATGATGATGCCGAACAGCGTCAGGTTGCCCATCAGCGATGATGTGGCGCTGATGGCGGCGCTGCTCAGCGTGGCCAGCAGCGCCATGAAACTGCCCAGGATCAATACCAGGCCGCCCAGCCATAGCAGCACTACGGGGTCATGCAGCTTCAGTCGCTGCATGAAAGCGACCGACAGCAAGCCCGCCAGGGTGGACGCCGTGGTGGCCAGCAGGATAGGCAGGAAAACCATGGTGGGGTCGGCGGCGCCCTGCTGGGCGCGGTACATGAAGATGGTGACCGGCAACAGGGTGAGCGACGATGCATTCAAGACCAGGAACAAAATCTGCGCATTGCTGGCTGTGTCAGGGCTGGGGTTGAGTGTCTGGAGCTCTTTCATGGCACGCAAGCCTATGGGCGTTGCGGCATTGTCCAGACCCAGGCCGTTGGCGGCAAAGTTCAAGGTGATCAGCCCCAGTGCGGGATGCCCCGCCGGTACCTCGGGCATCAGGCGGCGGAACAGGGGGGTCAGCCAGCGTCCCAGCAAATCAACCAGGCCGGCGGCTTCGGCGATGCGCAGGAATCCCAGCCATAGCGTCAGGGTGCCGAAGAGCAGAATCATCAGCTCCACGGAAAGCTCGGCCATGTCGAACAGGCTGAGCACGATACGGGAGAAAATTTCAGCGTCGTGCAGAACGACCCACTGGTACAAGCCGGACAGCGAGGCCACAATGAAGAAAGCAAGCCAGAGTGTGTTGAGCATAGAGCGTCGCTAATGATGTTTGGTAGGCGGTACTAGGGCATCCCTGGGCAAGTCGAGCGGCTAGCCTGAGGCGCGAGGACTCATTCAGAGATTCCCCAGATTGTCGCAGACTATGCGCTTGCAGTCGTGGATTTAAGAGCGGTTCTGTACGAGGCCGGGTTTTTCAGGGGATAATGCTCAGGAGTGCATACTGTTGCAAAGGAAGCATCATGAACTGGAGATCCTGGCGTCGTCAGTGGCTGACCGAGCCTTTATATCGCATGGCCCGCGAGGCCATGCCCAGCCTTTCCCTGACGGAACAGCAGGCCATAGAGGCAGGCGATGTCTGGTGGGATGCCCAGCTTTTCTCTGGCCGGCCCGACTGGCGCGCCTTGCTTGAGGTTCCTCCGGTGACGCTGTCCGAAGATGAACAGGCTTTTATCGATGGCCCGGTGGCACAGTTATGCCACATGCTGAACGATTGGAAAATTACCTGGCACGATGCCGACCTGCCTGCGCAGGCTTGGGATTTCATACGGCAGCAGGGTTTCTTTGGAATGATTATTCCCAAAGAGTATGGCGGGCTGGGGTTTTCCGCCTATGCTCACTCCGAGGTCGTGCGTCAGATATCAGTGCGTTCGGTAACGGCGGCCGTTACGGTCATGGTGCCCAACTCTTTGGGCCCTGGTGAACTCCTGATGCAGTTTGGTACCCAGGAGCAGCGTGATTACTGGTTGCCGCGTCTGGCGCGCGGCGAAGAGATCCCCTGCTTTGGTCTGACCAGCCCCGAAGCCGGTTCCGATGCCGCTTCCATGACCGATACAGGTGTGGTGTGCCGGCAAGAGATCGATGGGGTAGAGACCCTGGGCATCTTGCTGAATTGGCGCAAGCGCTACATTACCTTGAGTCCGGTGGCCACTGTTCTGGGGTTGGCGTTCAAGCTGTCCGATCCCGACGGCCTGATCGGCGATGACAAAGAGCCGGGCATTTCCGTGGCCTTAGTGCCTGTGAATACGCCGGGCGTGGTCACAGGACGTCGTCACCTGCCTGCCATGCAAGCTTTCCAGAACGGGCCTACTGAAGGGCACGATGTCTTCGTTCCGATTGACTCCTTGATCGGCGGGGTGGAAAAAGCCGGGCAGGGCTGGCAGATGCTCATGAGCGCACTGGCTGCCGGGCGGGGCATTTCGCTGCCTTCCCTGTCGGCGGCGGCATGTACCTTTTCAGCCCACACCGCCGGCGCCTATGCACGGGTGCGTACCCAGTTCGGCATACCGGTGGGCAAATTCGAAGGCGTACAAGAACGGCTGGGCCGTCTGGCGGCCAATGCTTATCTGGTAGAGGCTGCGCGGCGCTTTACCTGCGCTGGCCTTGATCAGGGCTACAAGCCTTCGGTGGTGTCGGCCATCATGAAGCTGCATGCCACCGAACGCATGCGGGTATCCGTGAATGACGCCATGGATATCCACGCAGGCAAGGCTGTTATCGATGGGCCGTCCAACTATCTGGGCGGTCTGTATCGGGCGCTGCCAGTGGCCATCACGGTCGAGGGCGCCAATATTCTTACGCGCAGCCTTATTGTGTTCGGGCAGGGCGCCATACGTTCTCACCCTTATCTAATGCAGGAAATCGTTGCCGTGGGCAATAGCGATCAGACAGCGGGCGAAGATGCGTTCGATGCCGTGATCTGGAAGCATCTGGCTCATAGCAGCAAGAATGCACTGCGGGCTGTCGGCACTGCCTGGACGGGCGCCGCATTTACACGGGCCCCCAAAGAGGCCGGTGCTGTCGCGGTGTATTACCGCCGCTTGAACCGCTACGCGGCGGGGTTCGCCTTGATTGCTGAGGCAGCCCTACTGACACTGGGCGGTTCGCTCAAGCGCAAAGAGATGCTGTCCGCCCGCCTGGGCGATATCCTTGCCGAGCTGTTCCTGGTGTCGGCCGTGCTCAAGCGCTGGCATGACGAGGGCAAGCACGAGTCCGATTTGCCGCTGGTCAGGCTATGCGCTTTGCAAAGCTTTGCCACCATCGAAAAACGCCTGGACGACGTCCTGCTCAATTTTCCTTCCGGCGCCTTGGCCTGGATCTTGCGTGTCATGCTGTTGCCGGTAGGTTTTCGGTCTGAGCCGCCCAATGACAAGGTGGTTGCCGCCTGCGCCAATATTTTGCTTGAACCGTCCGATGCCCGATCGCGATTGGTCGGCGAGGTCTGGGAGGGTCATGACAGCCCCAGCGTTGAGCAGCTGGAGCGCGCCTTTGAGCTGGTGGTCGAAGTACAGCCCCTGCTCGACCGAATCAAGCATGCGGGGCTGAAGCACTGGCGTATCGCCCACGAAAAAGGTGCAATTACCGACGAGCAAGCCCGAAAACTGGAGGCCGCAGAGCGGGCTCAGGCGCAGGTCATCGAAGTGGATGACTTCGCGCCGGAAGAATTGATCCGCCATGCTGCGGCGCCTGCGGCCGATTGACGCTGCAGTTTAGTCGTTACGGCCTTTCTGCTGTATCAATTCTATTTTGTAGCCGTCAGGGTCTTCAACAAAGGCAATGACGGTCTGGCCGTGCTTCATGGGGCCGGCTTCACGAACGACGTTGCCGCCTTTTTCCTTGATGCGCGCACAGGCGGCGTAAGCGTCTTCGACTTCCAGCGCTATGTGGCCGTATCCGTTGCCCAAGTCATAAGATGGCGTGTCCCAGTTATGAGTCAGCTCGATGACGGCGCCTTCGCTTTCGTCCTGATAGCCCACGAAAGCCAGTGTAAATTTGCCGTCGGGGTAATCCTTGCGCCTTAATAGTTTCATGCCGAGCACGTCGGTGTAGAAGGCCAGAGAGCGATCCAGGTCGCCCACACGAAGCATGGTGTGCAGTAAACGCATCAGAATCTCCTTGATGGTTGAGGGTAAACGGGGATCCCGTTGAGTGTTCAGATGAGCGGCAATGTGCTGGGGTCATACTGCCTGAGCGCGTCACGTGCACGTTCGAAGCCAGGGAGTATGCGGTCAACTTCCTGCCAAAAATTCTTGCTGTGATTAAGTTCTCGCAAATGCGCAATTTCGTGCGCGATCACGTAATCGATGATGTCAGGCTGAAAGTGTATCAGGCGCCAGTTAAGCATGATGTTGCCATCGCTGCTGCAAGAGCCCCAGCGGGTGGCCGCCGCCGATAGCCGCCAGCGCCGGATGACCAGATTATTGGCGTTCAGAAAGTGCTGCAGGCGCTGTCCGAACCATATCCGGGCCTGCTGCTGCAGCCACGAGTGGGCGCTGTCGCGTATGCGGTTGCGCTCGGCGCTGGCGGGTAGCGCCAGATACAGCAAGTCGTCATCCTGAGGTTCAAAAAGAGCTCCCGAAAACGCTGCCGCCCTGCGCGTGCTATCCAGGTTCAGCACAATACGTTTTCCCAGATAGGGTATGCGTCCACCGTGATGCCACTGGGCATCTGCAGTCGCCAATTGCTGCTGGCGGGCCTGGCTCAGGCGTAGTTTTTCCAGTACCCAGGCCGATTTTTCAACAACGGCGGAATCTATCTGGGCCAATGTTATCCAGTTTGGCGCCCTGACTTGCAGTCCGTCGTCGTTGATGGTCAGGCCTATGCTTTTGCGCCGCGAACGTTGCAGGACAAAACCTATCGTTTGTTCCGGCGCCTGTACCTCGCGCCAGCGTGCTCCGGCGGGCAGCGAGGGGGGGCAGGCTATGGGAACCGTGGTTACAGGACGAAAAGCCGGCGGGACGGGCTGGACGACAGGCAGCGTGTCGGGTGTATCGGAAAACAGTTCGAGTTGCTTAGTTTGGCCCATATCTTTCAGGATTCAGTACGCGCATTTCAGATTCGATCCAGTCGCGGACCTTCTGGTTGACGGCATCCGGGGTCAATCCTGTGGGGTCGATCAGTGGGCCGATCGACACGGTAACAAGGCCTGGCTTCTTGATGAAAGCTTTGCGGCGCCAGCACTCGCCCGCATTGTGCGCGACGGGAATAATGGGTGTGTTGGTGCGCGTTGCCAGCAATGCTCCACCCATCTTGTAACGGCCAGCCTTGCCGGGAGCAATACGTGTGCCTTCGGGGAAGAGTATAGGCCATCGGCCTTCGTTGATACGCTGTTGGCCAGTGCTTACAACTTGCTCAAAGGCATCGCGGCCCCTGCTGCGGTCTATGGGTATCATGCGCAGCAGGGCCAGGCCCCAGCCAAAAAAAGGCACCCAGTGCAGCTCTTTTTTATACACAAAACACAGTTCGCGCGGCATATAGGCGGGAAAGAAAAGAGTTTCCCAGGCCGATTGATGCTTGGACAGTAGTATGCCAGGCCCGTCGGGCAGATTTTCGGCGCCCTTCAGTTGCCAGCGTATGCCGAGTATGACCTTGGCTCCCCATACGGCCAGGCGCGGCCAGCCTGCGGTCAGTTTGTAGCGCAGATGCAGAGGCAGCGGCGACCACAGCACGCAGGCAATGGCGTAGGGAATAACCGTAATGATCAAAAATAGCTGGTAAAACGTGGCGCGTAAAATGGCCAGAATCATGTTAATTCCTCGGACAGCCATGCCTTGACGACGGCTGCCAGGTTATCGGCAATGTGCGTTCCCGTGGGCAGTTCACCTTTGTCTTGTGTGTTTTGTCCGTTACCGGTCAGCACCAGCCAAGGGCTGCACCCGGCCATTGCGGCGGCTTGCAGGTCGCGCAGCGAATCGCCCACGGCCGGTACGCCGTGCAAGTCGGCCATATCGTAGCGCCGGGCGATATCGAGGAACATGCCTGGCTTGGGTTTGCGGCAGGTGCACCCGTCGTCAGGGCCGTGCGGGCAGACGAAGATGGCGTCGATCACGCCGCCTGCCTGTATGACCTCACGACGCAGTTTGGCGTGGATGGCATTGAGCGTGTCCATGCTGAACAAGCCGCGCGCGATGCCGGACTGGTTGCTGGCAATCACAACCCGCCAGCCGGCACGCGACAGGCGCGCGATGGCCTCTACGCTTCCGGGCAGGGCGATCCATTCGTCAGGGCTTTTTACAAAGGCGTCGCTGTCCTGATTAATGACGCCGTCGCGGTCAAGTATGGCAAGCTTCACTGGGCCAGCCTGGAAATATCGGCAACCTGATTCATGTTGCGGTGCAAGTCGTTCAGGAGTGCCAGGCGGTTGGCACGGATTGCCGGATCGTCGGCCATCACCATGACATCGTTGAAAAACGCATCGACGGCGTCTTTGGCTTGCGCCATGGTCGCCATGCTGCCGCTGAAATTGCCTTGTGCGAACTGCTCTTGCGCTTGCGGTTCCAGCTTGGCAATGATGTCGGCCAGCGCTTTTTCGGCCGGGTCGCTTAATTGGCTGTGGTCCAGGCTACTGGGGGCTGCATCAGCCTTTTTAAGCAGGTTTGCAATACGCTTGTTGGCGGCCGACAGGCTTTCGGCTTCAGGGCGTTGCGCAAATGCGGCGCAGGCGGCGCTGCGAGCATGAACTTGATGCAGCGCAGGCTTGAGCGCCAGTACCGCATCGATGACATGGCGGTTGAAATCATGGCTCAACAGATTGCGATAACGTTCGTAGATGAAGGCTTCGACTTCGGCTACCGTGTCTGCGGCGATCACGCCCAGTTCAAAGGTATTGGCGGCGTGGTGGAGCAGGTCATGAAGATTCAGGGTCGTGGTGTCGCTGATATTAAGATAGCCACCAGCCTGCAGCTGTTCGAACGCGCTGATCAGGCCCAACGCTGCCCGGCGCAGGCCGTAGGGGTCGCGCTCTCCGGTGGGCGCCAGGCCTATGCCCCAGATGCCCAGCAGGGTTTCTATGCGTTCGGCCATGAATACGATGGCGGCGGTCAGCGTAGCTGGCTCGATGGGGGTGTCAAGGCGAATACGATATTGATTTCTGATGGCAAGCACCACGTCGTCGGCTTCGCCGTCGGCAGCGGCGTAATAGGCGCCCATAATGCCTTGCAATTCAGGAAATTCGCCCACCATGCTGGAGTTGAGATCGGCTTTGGCAAGCAAGGAGGCGCGACCGGCATGGGTGATGTCGGCGCCCAGCTGTTCGGCAATGTGACGCGCCAGCTTGCGCACCCGCTCAACGCGGTTCAGCTGCGTGCCCAGCTTGTTGTGATACACGCTGGATGCCAGTGACACCACGCGGTCGGCCAGCGGTGTTTTCAGATCGGTGTTGAAAAAGAACTGGGCATCGGCCAGGCGTGGACGCACGACGCGCTGATTGCCTTGAATAATGTGCGAAGGATCGGCGATCTGCATGTTGCTGACGATCAGAAAACGGTGGGTCAGCTTGCCTGTGTCGGGTTCGAACAACGGAAAGTATTTCTGATTCAGGCGCATGGTCAGGATCAGGCACTCGGGCGGTACGCCAAGAAACTGCTGTTCAAATTCGCCAACGTAGACGGTGGGATGCTCGACCAGAGCCGTGACTTCGTCAAGCAGGGCGTCGACTTCGCTGCCGGTTCCGATGGTGGCGCCCAAGGCTTGCGCCTGTTCGAGCAACTGCTCGCTGATCAGAGTGCGGCGGTCAGTGAACGAGGCGATCACCTTGCCTTCGTCCAGTAATTGTTGTTCGTAAGTGTTCGGGTCGGTCAGCTCGATGACTTGTGTTGACATAAACCTGTGGCCCAGTGTCTTGCGCCCCGATTTCAGGCCCAGAGCCTGGATGTCAATGACTTGTTCGCCCCATAGCGCCACCAACTGGTGCGCCGGCCGCACGAATTTGACACTGCTGACGCCGTCGGCCAGTTGATAACGCATGACCTTGGGTATGGGCAGGTGCGTAATGGCGTAGTCCAGCGCCTCTTGAAGCGCCGGGTCAAGCAGCGCGCCGCTGGACACTCCTTGCGCGTATAGATAGTCTTGTTTGCCGTCGGACTCGTGAATCAGGTCAGCTGCGGTCAGATGCTCAAGATGCTTGCTGGCCAGTTTTTTAGCCAGAGCCGGGGTGATTTCATTGGTTTCGGTCAGCCCTATCTTGGCAGGCATGAGCTTTTCGGTATAGCGTTGCTCGGGCGCCTGGCCAAGTACGGCACTCAGGCGCACGGCCAGGCGGCGAGGCGTGGAAAAATCGGCGACTGTGCAGCCGTCGGCGAGCAGGCGCTGTTGATCCAGTACCTTTCGTATGCCTTCGGCAAAGGCCAGTCCGAGTTTTTGCAAGGCTTTAGGAGGCAGTTCTTCAGTCAGCAGCTCGATCAACAGCGGCCGGTTCTGTGCGGCGGGAGACGCATTCGTCATTATTTGGCCTCCGTGCTGGTTGGCTGGGCAAGCATGGGGAATCCTAGTTTTTCTCGTGAATTGAAGTAAGCCTGTGCGACAACGCGCGACAGGTTGCGGATGCGGCCTATGTATGCGGCGCGCTCGGTGACGCTGATGGCGCCCCGCGCATCCAGCATATTGAAGGTGTGGGCCGCCTTGAGGGTGGCTTCGTAGGCGGGTAGCGCCAAGGGTACCGTGATGAGTCGCTGGGCTTCGGTTTCGTAGTCGTTGAAGTGCGCAAACAGCATGGTCGTCGAGGCGTGCTCGAAGTTGTACGTTGACTGCTCGACTTCGTTCTGATGGAACACGTCGCGGTACAGCACCTTGCGTCCATCGGCCGCTTCGGTCCAGACCAGGTCGTAGACGCTTTCCACGCCCTGCAAATACATGGCCAGCCGCTCGAGGCCGTAGGTGATTTCACCTGTTGTGGGCGAGCAGTCCAGTCCGCCCACTTGCTGGAAGTAGGTGAATTGGGTGACTTCCATCCCGTTGAGCCAGACCTCCCAACCCAGGCCCCAGGCGCCGAGCGTGGGGTTTTCCCAGTCGTCTTCGACAAAGCGTATGTCGTGTTCCAGCGGATTTATGCCCAGGGCCTTGAGCGAGCCGATGTACAGCTCGATGATCTCGGGGGGGGAGGGCTTGAGGACAACCTGATACTGGTAATAGTGTTGCAGCCGGTTGGGGTTTTCGCCGTAGCGGCCGTCTTTGGGGCGGCGCGAGGGCTGTACATAGGCTGCGCGCCAGGGCTCGGGCCCAATGGATCGTAAAAAGGTTGCGGTGTGCGAAGTGCCTGCGCCGACTTCCATGTCGTAGGGTTGCAGCAAGG includes:
- a CDS encoding 1-acyl-sn-glycerol-3-phosphate acyltransferase — encoded protein: MAILRATFYQLFLIITVIPYAIACVLWSPLPLHLRYKLTAGWPRLAVWGAKVILGIRWQLKGAENLPDGPGILLSKHQSAWETLFFPAYMPRELCFVYKKELHWVPFFGWGLALLRMIPIDRSRGRDAFEQVVSTGQQRINEGRWPILFPEGTRIAPGKAGRYKMGGALLATRTNTPIIPVAHNAGECWRRKAFIKKPGLVTVSIGPLIDPTGLTPDAVNQKVRDWIESEMRVLNPERYGPN
- the gmhB gene encoding D-glycero-beta-D-manno-heptose 1,7-bisphosphate 7-phosphatase; the encoded protein is MKLAILDRDGVINQDSDAFVKSPDEWIALPGSVEAIARLSRAGWRVVIASNQSGIARGLFSMDTLNAIHAKLRREVIQAGGVIDAIFVCPHGPDDGCTCRKPKPGMFLDIARRYDMADLHGVPAVGDSLRDLQAAAMAGCSPWLVLTGNGQNTQDKGELPTGTHIADNLAAVVKAWLSEELT
- the glyQ gene encoding glycine--tRNA ligase subunit alpha, giving the protein MLTFQQIILTLQQYWDRQGCALLQPYDMEVGAGTSHTATFLRSIGPEPWRAAYVQPSRRPKDGRYGENPNRLQHYYQYQVVLKPSPPEIIELYIGSLKALGINPLEHDIRFVEDDWENPTLGAWGLGWEVWLNGMEVTQFTYFQQVGGLDCSPTTGEITYGLERLAMYLQGVESVYDLVWTEAADGRKVLYRDVFHQNEVEQSTYNFEHASTTMLFAHFNDYETEAQRLITVPLALPAYEATLKAAHTFNMLDARGAISVTERAAYIGRIRNLSRVVAQAYFNSREKLGFPMLAQPTSTEAK
- a CDS encoding M48 family metallopeptidase, which produces MGQTKQLELFSDTPDTLPVVQPVPPAFRPVTTVPIACPPSLPAGARWREVQAPEQTIGFVLQRSRRKSIGLTINDDGLQVRAPNWITLAQIDSAVVEKSAWVLEKLRLSQARQQQLATADAQWHHGGRIPYLGKRIVLNLDSTRRAAAFSGALFEPQDDDLLYLALPASAERNRIRDSAHSWLQQQARIWFGQRLQHFLNANNLVIRRWRLSAAATRWGSCSSDGNIMLNWRLIHFQPDIIDYVIAHEIAHLRELNHSKNFWQEVDRILPGFERARDALRQYDPSTLPLI
- the glyS gene encoding glycine--tRNA ligase subunit beta — its product is MTNASPAAQNRPLLIELLTEELPPKALQKLGLAFAEGIRKVLDQQRLLADGCTVADFSTPRRLAVRLSAVLGQAPEQRYTEKLMPAKIGLTETNEITPALAKKLASKHLEHLTAADLIHESDGKQDYLYAQGVSSGALLDPALQEALDYAITHLPIPKVMRYQLADGVSSVKFVRPAHQLVALWGEQVIDIQALGLKSGRKTLGHRFMSTQVIELTDPNTYEQQLLDEGKVIASFTDRRTLISEQLLEQAQALGATIGTGSEVDALLDEVTALVEHPTVYVGEFEQQFLGVPPECLILTMRLNQKYFPLFEPDTGKLTHRFLIVSNMQIADPSHIIQGNQRVVRPRLADAQFFFNTDLKTPLADRVVSLASSVYHNKLGTQLNRVERVRKLARHIAEQLGADITHAGRASLLAKADLNSSMVGEFPELQGIMGAYYAAADGEADDVVLAIRNQYRIRLDTPIEPATLTAAIVFMAERIETLLGIWGIGLAPTGERDPYGLRRAALGLISAFEQLQAGGYLNISDTTTLNLHDLLHHAANTFELGVIAADTVAEVEAFIYERYRNLLSHDFNRHVIDAVLALKPALHQVHARSAACAAFAQRPEAESLSAANKRIANLLKKADAAPSSLDHSQLSDPAEKALADIIAKLEPQAQEQFAQGNFSGSMATMAQAKDAVDAFFNDVMVMADDPAIRANRLALLNDLHRNMNQVADISRLAQ
- the gloA gene encoding lactoylglutathione lyase codes for the protein MRLLHTMLRVGDLDRSLAFYTDVLGMKLLRRKDYPDGKFTLAFVGYQDESEGAVIELTHNWDTPSYDLGNGYGHIALEVEDAYAACARIKEKGGNVVREAGPMKHGQTVIAFVEDPDGYKIELIQQKGRND
- a CDS encoding nucleoside recognition domain-containing protein, which encodes MLNTLWLAFFIVASLSGLYQWVVLHDAEIFSRIVLSLFDMAELSVELMILLFGTLTLWLGFLRIAEAAGLVDLLGRWLTPLFRRLMPEVPAGHPALGLITLNFAANGLGLDNAATPIGLRAMKELQTLNPSPDTASNAQILFLVLNASSLTLLPVTIFMYRAQQGAADPTMVFLPILLATTASTLAGLLSVAFMQRLKLHDPVVLLWLGGLVLILGSFMALLATLSSAAISATSSLMGNLTLFGIIMIFLLAGARKKVAVYECFVEGAKDGFDVAKNLLPYLVAMLCAIGVLRASGALDVVLDGIRWMVHAFGLDGRFVDALPTALVKPFSGSAARAMLIETMQHFGVDSFPALLAATVQGSTETTFYVLAVYFGAVGIQRARHAVGCALIADLAGVLAAIGVCYWFFG
- a CDS encoding acyl-CoA dehydrogenase; protein product: MNWRSWRRQWLTEPLYRMAREAMPSLSLTEQQAIEAGDVWWDAQLFSGRPDWRALLEVPPVTLSEDEQAFIDGPVAQLCHMLNDWKITWHDADLPAQAWDFIRQQGFFGMIIPKEYGGLGFSAYAHSEVVRQISVRSVTAAVTVMVPNSLGPGELLMQFGTQEQRDYWLPRLARGEEIPCFGLTSPEAGSDAASMTDTGVVCRQEIDGVETLGILLNWRKRYITLSPVATVLGLAFKLSDPDGLIGDDKEPGISVALVPVNTPGVVTGRRHLPAMQAFQNGPTEGHDVFVPIDSLIGGVEKAGQGWQMLMSALAAGRGISLPSLSAAACTFSAHTAGAYARVRTQFGIPVGKFEGVQERLGRLAANAYLVEAARRFTCAGLDQGYKPSVVSAIMKLHATERMRVSVNDAMDIHAGKAVIDGPSNYLGGLYRALPVAITVEGANILTRSLIVFGQGAIRSHPYLMQEIVAVGNSDQTAGEDAFDAVIWKHLAHSSKNALRAVGTAWTGAAFTRAPKEAGAVAVYYRRLNRYAAGFALIAEAALLTLGGSLKRKEMLSARLGDILAELFLVSAVLKRWHDEGKHESDLPLVRLCALQSFATIEKRLDDVLLNFPSGALAWILRVMLLPVGFRSEPPNDKVVAACANILLEPSDARSRLVGEVWEGHDSPSVEQLERAFELVVEVQPLLDRIKHAGLKHWRIAHEKGAITDEQARKLEAAERAQAQVIEVDDFAPEELIRHAAAPAAD